TATTATATCAATAAAATGTATACataatagtaatatttttgtatgtttatataattactatgactttggaaaatgTCAAGACTTGACTTAATGAGTTGGTGTAGTATTATAAAATCGGATTTTATCGAGATATCACAATCAAATAATTTGTCATGACTGAAATATGCATGTAAATGTGTTTCATTCGAACGAGTTCGGGCCATCGACAATAACTACAATCTCATAAAAATATTACCATCGTTAAAATATTTCACATTTTTAGAATGACAATGCTAAATAAAATAGAGTAAATGAATAAATGTTGACTgctgtttttcaaattttacaagATGTTGACTGAACTTTAAAAATTAAGTGGCTGGATTTTACTTCCGTCTTTTAATAAGGTGGCTGCGGTGGATCTCTGTTAATTTTCCTCCGttaattctaaaaaataaaagagtaaatgacaaagtggtggctATAGTTTTTCAATTTCTACAAAATGTTGGTTGAATTtccaccactttgtcatttatTCTTTAACGTTTTGGAGTTAACGGAAGAAAATTAACGAAGATCCACGGTAGCCACCTTATTAAAGACGGAAGTAAACTCCAACCACTATGCAGTTTTTAAATTCCAGCCAACTTTTCGTAAAATTTAGAAAACTTTAACCACCACTTCATTGTTtactcaataaaatataaataataatcctCCATCACAGATGAGGATCActgaaaaataataacaaatcaaaaatattaatcgaTTTAGACTTATTAGTTATTATCATTAAAATTGATGAAAACCTCTGACATGAAATAAAAAGAGGTGCAaagaaattttattcaaaataaaatagctcaattgacaaaaataaattgaagataaattaatttactatttttttttaatgaagaaAAGTGATAAAAGTAGAGAAACCCTGGGAAGGGTGGAAGGCTAGGGCCTATAAATAAGAAAGAGAAGCAGTTGCGCAGCCAGCCGTAGTCGTACCTTTACTTATTTACTCATCAAAACCAAAACCCCCAATTCATCAATCGCCATGTCTGACGAGGAGCACCAGTTCGAGTCCAAGGCCGACGCCGGCGCCTCCAAGACCTACCCCCAACAAGCCGGTACTATCCGCAAAGGTGGCTACATCGTCATCAAAGGCCGCGCTTGCAAGGTCAATTTTTAATTGAATCaacttttttattgttttagggttagggtttctgTGTGTGTTGTTGAGATCAGCTTAATTAGAGCTTTTTGGAGTCTTGTAATATTAAGATCTGATTGTTGCGGTGCTTAATTAGggatttatagagtttttgtacaCGGGTTTTGATTCTGTTGGTGTGCAATTGATGGCTTTGGGATCTTATGCGCATCGATGTTATTTGCGTAATTAAGTTATCTGTGAGTGATCTGGGATTGGGATTGTTTATGTTTATGCTTTTTTTTAGAGACCCGGAAACACTTCTCGTTTTTGTGTTTTGTAAATTGGGTTCTCTGTAATTGTGTGATAAGTTTTTCGACTTGCTAACTTGTACCAGCGAGTTAATGTGGAATTATGATGTAATTGTTGTTTACTTTTTTGGTAGTTATTTTGTTGCTATGGTTTTATGGCATGCTTAGAGGGATTTTATTGATGTTGCAGGTTGTTGAAGTTTCTACCTCCAAGACTGGCAAGCACGGTCACGCTAAATGTCACTTTGTTGCTATTGATATCTTTAATGGGAAGAAGCTTGAAGATATTGTGCCATCTTCCCACAATTGTGATGTAAGAGCAGACTCTTATATCCAAGTTTAGCTTTGGAATATAGAGTTGGGATGTCTCACTAAATCTGTTTTTTCAGGTTCCCCATGTCACTCGTACTGACTACCAGCTGATTGATATCGCAGAGGATGGATTTGTATGTTGGTTCTTTTGACATTCCTTAACCATTCTTAGGTACTTTATGTCATACTAATCCTTATGATCCAACTTTTTTAGGTGAGCTTGCTTACTGACAATGGTAATACTAAGGATGATTTGAAGCTCCCAACTGATGAAACCCTCCTCGGTCAGGTATATcataagttgtttttaacaaTCTAGACAAGCTGGGTGTTGTGTTGCATTTTTAGCCACCAATCAAATGAATTTGTTTATATGATTCTTGGAGTTACCGGATTCCTGATTCTAGAAATAACTGTATTATCCAATGGCCGTGGTCTACAACAACAAACTATACACTTTATAAAAATGGAAGCAAAATGCCTGCTGTTAAGTTCAGAGACATTGATGAGGTGTCTGGTTTCTCTAATACCAAATCCGTATCACTTGATACATATTTAGTGGTTTGTTGGGGCATTCTCAGTACTATATAAAGTTGTAATTTTGCAGTCTTCCTCTACCGTATTCCTTTATTTGCTAATATCATTGTATTTGTATTGGGAATTGATTGCTGATTGTTATGTTTGCTACTTGGTCAGATCAAGGATGGTTTTGCTGATGGAAAAGACTTAGTTGTGAGTGTGATGTCCGCAATGGGAGAAGAGCAGATTAATGCTCTCAAGGACATTTCAAAGTAGCTTCCTATTTATTATGTTTGGATTTCGGCAAAGATGTTTAATTTTGCAATAGTATTGAAATTGCAGCTGCGACTGCCTGCCTATATGGATTTATACGGAATCTGTATCTCTGGTTTGTTTAAGCACTATGGTTTTTTCAGTCCCAACTTCTTCCGTTCCAGCTGGGCTAATTTCTTTTTGAATGAGTTACAACTATGAAAACATATATTAGGTTTTTCCTGTGATACCcataacccccttttttttagTTGAGTCGGTAAAGTGGCATTATCTGGATTTCCAGCCATCATCAGTCCGGAGTCTCTGGACTTTAAATTTTGGAACACCTCCCTAAAGATTATGGTTACTAATTACTGATGGACACAAGGTACTAGAGCTATGAGACCTGTATCTTATGGTTCCTGCTATGGAGGATGatagtaaaattaaaaagaatttttcttTCGTACCGAAGCTCTATTTGACATTGTTGTCGTAAACagtaataattttttctttctttttagcTGAATAACAGCAATAGTTTTCCTATGTTTTTTAAGGAAGCTGCCTTAAAATTTTGTCAATGCCCTGCTCAGTGTTTGTCCAAAATGGTTATAGGTTTCATTATTAAATTccagaacttttttttttatgtaataaatcaaattatgtaaatatttaaaaaaaatatcaaacaataATCTGATAAATTTGGTTGTGCGCCTGAATTCATAAATACTGCAAAAGTTTAAACACTGTTAAACTAGTTCAGTTGtcgtttgtaattttttttttatttttgagataattaaaaggaaaaaagagaGGAATGATTGGGCATGTTTGCTTGGACAAAGGAGTACAcgattatcaaaataatttaataaattgaacagaataaattttcaaaaatgtcTTTTGTTAAACGAAATTTTATCTATTCgctaaaatatatcaatttattattcatgatatcagttaatttatttatcatttaagATAAGTtatcaatcaaaataaaaaatatattaattttattatattttagtgaATAAAGTACTTTTATTATACGtggaaaaaatttaattcaccTCAGTCGTCACAGTTATATTTGCACTAAACTGAGAAAGCTTTTCAAAAGATTAGAAACAGGAGCGGGGAGGAGATGAGTTCAGAAGGATCGACTTCACCTCCTCGCCGTGGTACTGCCTCCGGCTCCGGCGGAAAAGAAGACAGGCCCCGTTCATTTGGCACGACGGCCAGAGCCAAGTGCTGGGCCAATGCTCAAGTTGTTCCAGGCAGGCATCCTGAGAGATGGCGTCAAGATGCTGCTGGTAATATTGTCTGTAAACGCTTTGGCAGTTGTCAGGGTTGTCTTTGCTTTGAGTATGATCATATCATTCCTTACTCcaaaggtctctctctctctctctctccctccctccctccctctcctctctctctctctccctctcttcccTCGCTCCCTCTCTagtctctccccctctctctcctgctctctctctctctctctccctccctccctcctctcTCCCCGCCTCTCTCCACATTAAAATAACCTATAATTTTGTTAGTTTGGGGCTTGTAGCTGTTAAAGTTGCTTGCTTTCTTCACTTTTCAAGATGGAATCTGAGTTAGGATTTTAGGGGGGGTTTTCTTGTGGAAAGCTTGCTCTCTTTCTGATTTTGTGTGTTCTATTGATTTGGGGCTTGTAATTGTTAAGGTTGCTTGCTTGATTTGGTTATCAAAATGgggttttgaattttaattagtcAGTGTTTTCTTGTGGAAAGGTTGCTATtcttttgtactccctccgtctcaatttataggtccattttggaaaaaaaatttgtcccaaaacacttgtccctctcttctttcaatacaaatttatctacatattaattgtgactttttgaaactcaacattattttcatttctcaatgcattgactccctatatttattgtgatttttttgaaactcaactatattctcacttatcaatgcactaattaataatacatgagataagattctatctaactaacttttttcttaatatacgtgtttattccaaaatagacctataaattgagacggagggagtaacttttgTGTTTAGTGCCTGAAGGAGAAGTCCGAGGGTACTCAAATATATCTAGGcgggttttgaaaattttcctTCCTAAGACTGAAGCTGATATTAATAATTGAAACAGC
This genomic window from Daucus carota subsp. sativus chromosome 7, DH1 v3.0, whole genome shotgun sequence contains:
- the LOC108193136 gene encoding eukaryotic translation initiation factor 5A-4, which codes for MSDEEHQFESKADAGASKTYPQQAGTIRKGGYIVIKGRACKVVEVSTSKTGKHGHAKCHFVAIDIFNGKKLEDIVPSSHNCDVPHVTRTDYQLIDIAEDGFVSLLTDNGNTKDDLKLPTDETLLGQIKDGFADGKDLVVSVMSAMGEEQINALKDISK